The Argopecten irradians isolate NY unplaced genomic scaffold, Ai_NY scaffold_0103, whole genome shotgun sequence region CGCAGTACAGAAATTTTGTTCTTCGATTGGCTCACGACTCTGTAATGGCAGGTCATCTCGGAGCGAAGCGTACCGCAGATCGCATTTTGCTTGAGTTTTACTGGCCAGGAGTTATCGCCGATGTATCTCGTTATTGTCGTTCTTGCGACGTTTGTCAAAGAACATTCCCTAAGGGACGAGTAACCAAAGTTCCCCTCGGCAGGATGCCACTTATTGATGTACCCTTCCAGCGTGTTGCAATCGATTTAGTTGGACCACTGCAGCCAGCCACTGACCGTGGTAATCGGTACATCCTCACCTTAGTGGATTACGCCACACGGTATCCTGAAGCTGTTGCGTTACGAGGTATTGAAGCTGAAAGGGTAGCCGAAGCTCTTGTAGATATTTACAGCAGAGTGGGAGTACCAAGAGAGGTCTTGACTGACCAGGGATCACAATTTACGTCGGAGGTTATGCGGGAAGTCAGCAGGTTGTTATCTATTCGCCAGCTCACAACAACTCCTTACCACCCGATGTGTAACGGCCTTGTAGAAAGGTATAATGGAACACTCAAACAGATGCTCAGAAGAATGTGCAGCGAACGTCCGAAAGACTGGGACAGATATTTAAATGCACTGCTGTTTTCCTATCGAGAAGTTCCACAGGAAAGCTTAGGATTTTCACCATTTGAGCTTCTCTATGGAAGAGTAATCAGAGGTCCCATGAGAATTCTAAAAGAGTTATGTGCCAAAGACGTTCCGGATCCTGAGGTGAAAACAACCTACCAATATGTCGTCGATCTTAGAGAACGTCTTGAGGAAACATGCAAACTTGCTCAGGAGCACCTCAAGTTGGCTAAGATACAGCAAGCTCATTGGTACAACAAGAAAGCAAAAGAACGGAAAATGAAGCCTGGAGAGAAAGTTCTTATTCTATTACCAACAAAACGGAACAAGCTACTCATGCAATGGAAAGGCCCATATGAGATCATTGCGCGGAAAGGTCCCATGGACTACAGCGTCTGTATTAATGGGAAATTGAAGGTTCTTCATGCTAACCTTCTACGACAATACACTGAGAGGACTTCATCATCTGACAACGCGGGTATTCTTGCGATAGCATGTGCTGGTATCGTTGAAGACGATCTTGAAGATGCTAACGATGAAACGACACCACAAGATCTCATCCAACTGCCAAACCCGGTCAGAACCGAAGCTGTTGAGGATGTTATGGTTTCGGATGATCTTACATCAGATCAACGGAATGAGGTGAAATGCTTGCTAAATAGATATGATGATGTACTGTCAGATGTTCCAGGAACAACTCATCTTGTTCAACATGAAATCAGAACCACGGTTACTGAACCAGTCAAAGCGAAGAATCATCCTTTGCCCTATCACATGAAAGAGACAATCCAAAAAGAAGTTGAGAAGATGTTACAGATGGGGGTCATAGAACCATCTGATTCGCCATATTCTGCTCCCGTGGTTATAGTTAGGAAAAAAGATGGCACAAACCGCTTTTGTATCGACTACCGTCAGCTTAATCGAGTTACGATATTCGACGCGGAGCCTATGCCAAACGCGGAAGAGATATTTGCTAGGCTAGCTGGAAATCATTACTTTTCAAGATTGGATTTAAGCAAGGGATACTGGCAAGTTCCCGTAGCCGAGTCATCTAAACAGAAAACCGCATTCACAACCCCAGTGGGGCTCTTCCAATTCGTCGTAATGCCCTTCGGTCTTGTGAACGCGCCTGCGACATTTTGTCGGCTCATGAGGATTCTACTCAAGGGGATGCGCAATATCGAGAGTTTCATCGACGACATACTGATTTACACGAAAACCTGGGAACAACATCTTGAGGTCCTGAAGGAACTGTTCGGAAAACTAAGGAAGGCAGGAATCACCGCTAGACCAACAAAATGCGCCATAGGATATCGTAGCTTGGAATGTTTGGGCCACATGGTTGGTGAACAGCGTTTGCAGCCACATCCTGCAAAAGTCAAGGCTATCATGGAATCGACTGTCCCCGAGACAAAGAAACAAGTCCGATCATTCATTGGATTAGCGGGGTACTACAGGAAATTTGTCCCTGATTTTGCAACCATTGCGGCACCGCTGACTGATCTGACACGCAAAGGACAGCCGAACAGAGTAATCTGGAAAGATGCGCAGGACATAGCCTTCAATACGCTAAAGAAACT contains the following coding sequences:
- the LOC138311760 gene encoding uncharacterized protein, which gives rise to MSSVKDLIDIGKDMGLEGAELLAFVKDEQARERDERQREREAKNKEAERQFQLERMKQEEKHEQEKIKLEMDLETQREERSIREHNRKIELLQEEAKLGVKSSMVDKDVPGGGARGPKLTPFDEDKDNMDSYLRRFERYATTQRWDKVHWATNLSVLLKGRALDVFSRLPVDQSLDYDALKAALLKRFEMTEEGFRKRFRTGRPETGETFSQFGVRMESYLMRWLEMSGTGLTFDEFKDFVVRDQVLQTCGHDLALFLKERAPRTLAEMTKLADQYAEARGNPSNLVKPKFTGSKQGNGGSRTQTTDGKSSEKKDVKAAGINGRHCYICKKTDHLANRCPKRDSHKVGTVDSETSEPKSKGKSTSQKSCSFISSSEDESEDLNMPVSCGTSAVKMPVVMGYVGNQRVSVLRDSGCGKAVVRKSLVSPEEMTGKMETCKLADGTVLHLPTASIRVDTPYYTGQVEAWVMETPIYDLMLGNMDNVRPAEEPDSKWTRSPEVNAVQTRAQARQQTTYRPLKVPKDLGDIDPHKFQDAQQTDESLANIRKFVQSGEVKERQDGSSSSFALRQGLIYREYKGSSKMQERRIKQLVVPAQYRNFVLRLAHDSVMAGHLGAKRTADRILLEFYWPGVIADVSRYCRSCDVCQRTFPKGRVTKVPLGRMPLIDVPFQRVAIDLVGPLQPATDRGNRYILTLVDYATRYPEAVALRGIEAERVAEALVDIYSRVGVPREVLTDQGSQFTSEVMREVSRLLSIRQLTTTPYHPMCNGLVERYNGTLKQMLRRMCSERPKDWDRYLNALLFSYREVPQESLGFSPFELLYGRVIRGPMRILKELCAKDVPDPEVKTTYQYVVDLRERLEETCKLAQEHLKLAKIQQAHWYNKKAKERKMKPGEKVLILLPTKRNKLLMQWKGPYEIIARKGPMDYSVCINGKLKVLHANLLRQYTERTSSSDNAGILAIACAGIVEDDLEDANDETTPQDLIQLPNPVRTEAVEDVMVSDDLTSDQRNEVKCLLNRYDDVLSDVPGTTHLVQHEIRTTVTEPVKAKNHPLPYHMKETIQKEVEKMLQMGVIEPSDSPYSAPVVIVRKKDGTNRFCIDYRQLNRVTIFDAEPMPNAEEIFARLAGNHYFSRLDLSKGYWQVPVAESSKQKTAFTTPVGLFQFVVMPFGLVNAPATFCRLMRILLKGMRNIESFIDDILIYTKTWEQHLEVLKELFGKLRKAGITARPTKCAIGYRSLECLGHMVGEQRLQPHPAKVKAIMESTVPETKKQVRSFIGLAGYYRKFVPDFATIAAPLTDLTRKGQPNRVIWKDAQDIAFNTLKKLLSSDPILKLPDLDAPFILRTDASDYGIGAILLQEEDNIPHPVAYASRKLKGGETSYSVIEKECLAVVWGIAKFERYLYGRQFVLETDHQPLLYLHKSKGTNARLMRWALQLQPHRFRIQAIRGSENVGADFLSRV